From Amycolatopsis sp. cg9, one genomic window encodes:
- a CDS encoding class I SAM-dependent methyltransferase: protein MTAEYDDFAGAYAAENETSLMNAHYERPAALELAGDVAGRRVLDAGCGSGPLFAALRDRGAVVSGFDQSAGMVALARERLGDDADLRVADLAEPLPFPDGEFDLVTASLVLHYLRDWAPPLGELKRVLKPRGRLVASVNHPLMVNLTHRQEGPRPDYFAHYTWTDEFPMHGRIARMTFWNKPLHAMTDAFTAAGFRIAVVHEPRPTAAARELFPDDFPILDTFPSFLFFVLEAG from the coding sequence ATGACCGCCGAATACGACGACTTCGCCGGGGCCTACGCGGCCGAGAACGAGACCAGCCTGATGAACGCCCACTACGAACGGCCCGCCGCGCTGGAGCTGGCCGGGGACGTCGCCGGGCGGCGGGTGCTCGACGCCGGGTGCGGCTCCGGTCCGCTCTTCGCCGCGCTGCGGGACCGGGGTGCCGTCGTGTCCGGGTTCGACCAGAGCGCCGGGATGGTCGCCCTCGCCCGGGAGCGGCTCGGCGACGACGCCGATCTGCGGGTCGCCGATCTCGCCGAGCCGCTGCCCTTCCCCGACGGGGAGTTCGACCTCGTCACCGCCTCGCTCGTGCTGCACTACCTGCGCGATTGGGCGCCTCCGCTGGGTGAACTGAAAAGGGTGCTCAAGCCCCGGGGCCGGCTCGTCGCCTCGGTCAACCACCCGCTCATGGTCAACCTCACGCACCGCCAGGAAGGACCGCGGCCCGACTACTTCGCGCACTACACGTGGACCGACGAATTCCCGATGCACGGCCGGATCGCCCGGATGACCTTCTGGAACAAGCCGCTGCACGCGATGACCGACGCCTTCACCGCGGCGGGGTTCCGGATCGCCGTCGTCCACGAACCCCGGCCCACGGCGGCGGCGCGCGAGCTGTTCCCGGACGACTTCCCGATCCTCGACACCTTCCCGAGCTTCCTGTTCTTCGTGCTCGAAGCCGGTTAG
- a CDS encoding response regulator — MSVGVLLVDDEPLIRAGLRAIVDSEDGLSVVGEAADGAEVPGLVARLRPDVVLMDVRMPAVDGIAATAHLMSTVDPPKVVVVTTFENDDYVYDALRAGASGFLLKRARPEEIVTAIRTVVAGESLLFPAAIRRLAAGRAPAGDGLAGVNLTEREREVLRLMAAGLSNVEIAGQLYLGVQTVKTHVGNVLAKLGARDRTQAVIRAYDSGFVIPAG, encoded by the coding sequence ATGAGCGTCGGGGTGCTGCTCGTCGACGACGAGCCGCTGATCCGGGCCGGGCTGCGGGCGATCGTCGACAGCGAGGACGGCCTCTCCGTGGTCGGCGAGGCCGCCGACGGCGCCGAGGTGCCCGGGCTCGTGGCCCGGCTGCGGCCGGACGTCGTGCTGATGGACGTGCGGATGCCCGCCGTGGACGGGATCGCCGCCACCGCGCACCTGATGTCCACTGTGGACCCGCCGAAGGTGGTCGTGGTGACCACCTTCGAGAACGACGACTACGTCTACGACGCCTTGCGCGCCGGGGCCAGCGGGTTCCTGCTCAAGCGGGCCCGGCCGGAAGAGATCGTGACGGCGATCCGGACCGTGGTGGCAGGGGAATCCCTGCTGTTCCCGGCGGCGATCCGCCGCCTGGCCGCCGGGCGCGCCCCGGCCGGTGACGGGCTGGCGGGTGTCAACCTGACCGAGCGGGAACGCGAAGTCCTGCGCCTGATGGCCGCCGGACTGTCCAATGTGGAGATCGCGGGACAGCTGTACCTGGGCGTCCAGACGGTGAAGACCCACGTGGGCAACGTCCTGGCGAAGCTGGGTGCCCGCGACCGGACCCAGGCGGTGATCCGCGCGTACGACTCGGGCTTCGTGATTCCGGCAGGATGA